The following are encoded together in the Vigna angularis cultivar LongXiaoDou No.4 chromosome 9, ASM1680809v1, whole genome shotgun sequence genome:
- the LOC108347379 gene encoding uncharacterized protein LOC108347379 isoform X2: MASTEGLVPITRAFLASYYDKHPFTPLSPDVTRLSSQIRSMANDFLTQHPPTQGEGVLIDEADQLPPHKIDENMWKNREYIEETIFLLESSNWPEVLKQQSAPDCAEFALTFGQLKDKLHNTLKALESFQIKNAEHVFNTDFRGTLLRQQRERSERNKQAEVDTLVNSGGSIRDRYALLWKQQMDRRRQLAQLGSATGVYKTLVKYLVGVPQVLLDFTRQINDDDGPMEEQRHRYGPPLYSLTSMILYVRLFLSISWARYDTKKLKREEIAILEQAIDVYTTELERFLTFIGEVFANAPFFISADVVGALEAGKNDDYKEINIPAGKTYEVLLSVDVVNSYIAWDFSLVQGKINMVSLLCCYTLISKCYDIFQTPYVMIFLLFICQDIGFSLEFVSPTGEKTLMLPSRRYESDQGNFCTLMAGSYKLIWDNTYSTFFKKVIRYKIDCIPPVTEPVQSDSSKNAGEVEAG; the protein is encoded by the exons ATGGCTTCCACTGAGGGTCTGGTGCCCATAACTAGGGCTTTTCTCGCCTCCTATTACGACAAACACCCTTTTACTCCTCTTTCTCCTGATGTCACTCGACTTTCTTCTCAGATTCGTTCAATGGCTAATGATTTTCTCACTCAACATCCTCCTACCCAAG GAGAAGGCGTCTTAATTGATGAAGCTGACCAGCTACCTCCGCATAAAATTGATGAGAACATGTGGAAGAACCGAGAGTATATtgaagaaacaatttttttacttgaAAGTTCTAATTGGCCAGAAGTG CTGAAGCAGCAGTCCGCACCTGACTGTGCTGAGTTTGCCCTTACATTTGGGCAGCTGAAAGATAAACTTCATAATACATTGAAGGCTTTAGAATCTTTCCAAATTAAAAATGCTGAACATGTATTTAACACAG ATTTTCGAGGAACACTGCTAAGACAACAACGGGAACGCTCAGAGAGGAATAAGCAAGCAGAGGTTGATACTTTGGTAAATTCTGGTGGTAGCATACGTGACCGATATGCTTTACTGTGGAAACAACAAATGGACAG GAGAAGGCAATTAGCCCAACTTGGGTCTGCAACAGGAGTCTATAAAACACTTGTGAAGTATCTTGTTGGGGTACCTCAG GTATTACTTGATTTTACTCGCCAGATAAATGATGACGATGG GCCCATGGAGGAACAACGACATCGTTATGGACCACCCTTGTACAGCCTCACCTCTATGATTCTTTATGTTCGACTCTTCCTTTCAATATCGTGGGCACGATATGATACTAAGAAGTT GAAGAGGGAAGAGATTGCTATCTTGGAACAAGCTATTGATGTCTACACCACAGAGTTGGAAAGGTTTTTGACATTTATCGG CGAGGTCTTTGCAAATGCGCCATTCTTCATTTCAGCAGATGTTGTTGGTGCATTGGAAGCAGG AAAAAATGATGACTACAAAGAGATCAATATTCCAGCTGGGAAAACTTATGAG GTTTTGCTCTCTGTTGATGTTGTAAACTCATACATTGCATGGGACTTTTCATTGGTACAAGGCAAAATAAATATGGTATCGCTGTTGTGCTGCTATACCTTGATTTCAAAATGTTATGATATTTTCCAGACACCCTATGTAATGATCTTTCTATTGTTTATTTGTCAGGATATTGGATTTAGTTTGGAGTTTGTAAGTCCTACTGGGGAAAAAACA CTGATGTTACCGTCCCGCCGATATGAGTCTGACCAA GGAAACTTCTGCACGTTAATGGCTGGAAGCTATAAACTAATTTGGGACAACACGTATTCaaccttttttaaaaag GTTATACGGTACAAGATAGATTGTATACCTCCTGTGACAGAGCCAGTGCAGTCCGACTCAAGCAAGAATGCAGGAGAAGTTGAGGCAGGATAG
- the LOC108347379 gene encoding uncharacterized protein LOC108347379 isoform X1, with translation MASTEGLVPITRAFLASYYDKHPFTPLSPDVTRLSSQIRSMANDFLTQHPPTQGEGVLIDEADQLPPHKIDENMWKNREYIEETIFLLESSNWPEVLKQQSAPDCAEFALTFGQLKDKLHNTLKALESFQIKNAEHVFNTVMTYLPQDFRGTLLRQQRERSERNKQAEVDTLVNSGGSIRDRYALLWKQQMDRRRQLAQLGSATGVYKTLVKYLVGVPQVLLDFTRQINDDDGPMEEQRHRYGPPLYSLTSMILYVRLFLSISWARYDTKKLKREEIAILEQAIDVYTTELERFLTFIGEVFANAPFFISADVVGALEAGKNDDYKEINIPAGKTYEVLLSVDVVNSYIAWDFSLVQGKINMVSLLCCYTLISKCYDIFQTPYVMIFLLFICQDIGFSLEFVSPTGEKTLMLPSRRYESDQGNFCTLMAGSYKLIWDNTYSTFFKKVIRYKIDCIPPVTEPVQSDSSKNAGEVEAG, from the exons ATGGCTTCCACTGAGGGTCTGGTGCCCATAACTAGGGCTTTTCTCGCCTCCTATTACGACAAACACCCTTTTACTCCTCTTTCTCCTGATGTCACTCGACTTTCTTCTCAGATTCGTTCAATGGCTAATGATTTTCTCACTCAACATCCTCCTACCCAAG GAGAAGGCGTCTTAATTGATGAAGCTGACCAGCTACCTCCGCATAAAATTGATGAGAACATGTGGAAGAACCGAGAGTATATtgaagaaacaatttttttacttgaAAGTTCTAATTGGCCAGAAGTG CTGAAGCAGCAGTCCGCACCTGACTGTGCTGAGTTTGCCCTTACATTTGGGCAGCTGAAAGATAAACTTCATAATACATTGAAGGCTTTAGAATCTTTCCAAATTAAAAATGCTGAACATGTATTTAACACAG TTATGACATATTTGCCTCAAGATTTTCGAGGAACACTGCTAAGACAACAACGGGAACGCTCAGAGAGGAATAAGCAAGCAGAGGTTGATACTTTGGTAAATTCTGGTGGTAGCATACGTGACCGATATGCTTTACTGTGGAAACAACAAATGGACAG GAGAAGGCAATTAGCCCAACTTGGGTCTGCAACAGGAGTCTATAAAACACTTGTGAAGTATCTTGTTGGGGTACCTCAG GTATTACTTGATTTTACTCGCCAGATAAATGATGACGATGG GCCCATGGAGGAACAACGACATCGTTATGGACCACCCTTGTACAGCCTCACCTCTATGATTCTTTATGTTCGACTCTTCCTTTCAATATCGTGGGCACGATATGATACTAAGAAGTT GAAGAGGGAAGAGATTGCTATCTTGGAACAAGCTATTGATGTCTACACCACAGAGTTGGAAAGGTTTTTGACATTTATCGG CGAGGTCTTTGCAAATGCGCCATTCTTCATTTCAGCAGATGTTGTTGGTGCATTGGAAGCAGG AAAAAATGATGACTACAAAGAGATCAATATTCCAGCTGGGAAAACTTATGAG GTTTTGCTCTCTGTTGATGTTGTAAACTCATACATTGCATGGGACTTTTCATTGGTACAAGGCAAAATAAATATGGTATCGCTGTTGTGCTGCTATACCTTGATTTCAAAATGTTATGATATTTTCCAGACACCCTATGTAATGATCTTTCTATTGTTTATTTGTCAGGATATTGGATTTAGTTTGGAGTTTGTAAGTCCTACTGGGGAAAAAACA CTGATGTTACCGTCCCGCCGATATGAGTCTGACCAA GGAAACTTCTGCACGTTAATGGCTGGAAGCTATAAACTAATTTGGGACAACACGTATTCaaccttttttaaaaag GTTATACGGTACAAGATAGATTGTATACCTCCTGTGACAGAGCCAGTGCAGTCCGACTCAAGCAAGAATGCAGGAGAAGTTGAGGCAGGATAG
- the LOC108347647 gene encoding LOW QUALITY PROTEIN: nuclear intron maturase 3, mitochondrial-like (The sequence of the model RefSeq protein was modified relative to this genomic sequence to represent the inferred CDS: inserted 1 base in 1 codon), producing the protein MVALLRIRRIIITCINAHKFPYSPPFSPKSKLFSTLPLQLQSLEWEPLTKSQLKTLVVNQYAHGSFTNLVKNVVASPLVLFTACQNLSAAPLRPASLQGRFSIETTSRELRENRFNVEACCVTLTPSSKTASSLPLVLPNLKLKAVVEAIRMVLEIVYDERFVTFCYGGRVGMGRHTAIRYLKNSVENPSWWFTVRFKPHGFEHFHVEKLCSVIERKVKDVVFIDLIKRLFQCKVLVIELGGDWLGRGLPQECGLCSILMNVYFDGFDKEIQEMRLRENRENWELDPKMIGSGLDSDVFYKPVKVYAVRYLDEILVATSGSKMLAMELRTAVVKSLELGLGLRVDKVNTAIHSAGSEKIVFLGMELQAVRPSVLRPPMSEKAIRARKKYLRQKEVRALELRNARARNRRNLGLKIFSHVYKKIKQSDGFKFDFSIESEVRDIFRSWADEVVQEFLGNIDECQEWHRSLSAGDFLKLRHIRNQLPPELVDAYDKFQEQVDKHLNPTKARKAIEEEXRRVKEEEEQSYSKGTVEDLTSLCMKVEAPEILIRKAVKLVGFTNHMGRPRPIEFLVALEDTDIIKWYAGIARRWLDYFCCCHNFKMVKTVVSYHLRFSCILTLAEKHESTKREVIKHFSKDLKVYDMNGNYEVHFPTEREVKMMGDRNLSDPKPVDGALSLAVLRLAFDEPPSQCIAHFCDKTTTILYRVYLLHNRLNVNSSEKEKWVQGMGVIHESLNRKCLPLCTDHVNDLYMGRITLQDIDFPYCVDVD; encoded by the exons ATGGTGGCACTGTTGCGCATAAGAAGAATCATCATCACCTGCATCAACGCGCATAAGTTTCCCTACTCTCCTCCCTTTTCTCCAAAATCCAAACTTTTCTCAACATTGCCGCTCCAACTCCAATCCTTAGAGTGGGAACCTCTCACCAAATCCCAACTCAAGACCCTCGTTGTCAACCAGTACGCCCATGGAAGCTTCACCAACCTCGTCAAAAATGTCGTCGCTTCACCCCTCGTCCTCTTCACCGCATGCCAAAATCTCTCAGCCGCTCCCTTACGCCCGGCCTCGCTCCAGGGCCGCTTTAGCATCGAGACCACGTCCCGGGAGCTCCGCGAAAACCGTTTCAACGTGGAAGCATGTTGCGTCACACTAACGCCCTCCAGTAAAACTGCTTCTTCTTTGCCTTTGGTTTTGCCCAATTTGAAGCTCAAAGCTGTGGTTGAGGCCATTCGGATGGTGTTGGAAATCGTGTACGACGAACGCTTCGTCACATTTTGCTACGGTGGCCGCGTCGGAATGGGACGACACACTGCCATAAGGTACTTGAAAAACTCCGTCGAGAACCCTAGTTGGTGGTTCACCGTGAGGTTCAAGCCTCACGGGTTTGAACATTTCCATGTGGAGAAGCTGTGTTCTGTTATTGAACGCAAAGTGAAGGATGTCGTTTTCATTGATTTGATAAAGAGGTTGTTTCAATGCAAGGTTTTGGTGATTGAATTGGGTGGAGATTGGCTGGGAAGGGGGCTCCCTCAGGAATGTGGCTTGTGTTCTATTTTGATGAATGTTTACTTTGATGGCTTTGATAAAGAGATTCAAGAGATGCGACTGCGGGAGAATCGAGAGAATTGGGAATTGGATCCAAAGATGATTGGTTCAGGTTTGGATTCTGATGTGTTTTACAAGCCTGTGAAGGTGTATGCGGTGAGGTACTTGGATGAGATACTTGTTGCCACATCAGGGTCGAAGATGTTGGCTATGGAGTTGAGGACGGCAGTTGTCAAGAGTTTGGAACTTGGTTTGGGTTTACGTGTTGATAAGGTGAATACTGCAATTCATAGCGCGGGGTCGGAGAAGATTGTATTTCTTGGGATGGAGTTGCAAGCTGTTAGGCCATCAGTTTTACGCCCTCCTATGTCAGAGAAAGCAATTAGAGCACGAAAGAAGTACCTCAGGCAGAAAGAAGTTAGGGCTCTTGAATTGAGAAATGCCAGGGCTAGGAATCGAAGGAATTTGGGTTTAAAGATATTTAGTCATGTTTATAAAAAGATCAAGCAGAGTGATggatttaaatttgattttagtaTTGAAAGCGAGGTCCGAGATATTTTTAGATCTTGGGCTGATGAAGTAGTGCAGGAGTTCTTGGGGAATATAGACGAGTGTCAAGAATGGCATCGAAGTCTATCTGCTGGTGATTTTCTTAAGTTGAGACACATCAGAAATCAATTGCCACCTGAACTTGTTGATGCTTACGATAAGTTTCAAGAGCAGGTTGATAAACATTTGAATCCTACAAAAGCTAGGAAGGCGattgaggaag gaagaagagtaaaggaagaagaagaacaaagtTATTCCAAAGGAACAGTTGAGGATTTGACAAGCCTCTGTATGAAAGTTGAGGCACCAGAGATACTCATAAGAAAGGCTGTGAAGTTGGTTGGGTTTACAAATCATATGGGTCGACCAAGGCCAATTGAATTTCTGGTTGCGCTTGAGGATACTGATATTATCAAGTGGTATGCTGGCATAGCAAGAAGGTGGCTCGATTATTTCTGCTGCTGCCACAACTTCAAGATGGTCAAAACTGTTGTATCTTATCATTTAAGGTTCTCTTGTATCTTGACTTTAGCAGAGAAGCATGAATCCACCAAGCGTGAAGTGATAAAACATTTTAGCAAAGATTTGAAGGTCTATGATATGAATGGAAATTATGAAGTGCATTTTCCAACAGAAAGAGAGGTTAAGATGATGGGAGATAGAAATCTTTCTGATCCAAAACCAGTCGATGGGGCTTTATCTTTGGCTGTATTAAGGTTGGCATTCGATGAGCCTCCATCACAATGCATTGCCCATTTCTGTGACAAGACAACCACAATCTTATATCGGGTCTATTTGCTGCACAACAGATTGAATGTGAACTCatcagagaaagaaaaatgggtGCAAGGGATGGGTGTAATTCATGAAAGCCTAAACCGTAAGTGCCTCCCTCTCTGCACCGATCATGTAAATGATTTGTACATGGGGAGAATCACACTTCAAGATATTGACTTTCCTTATTGTGTGGATGTGGACTGA
- the LOC108347379 gene encoding uncharacterized protein LOC108347379 isoform X5, translating into MANDFLTQHPPTQGEGVLIDEADQLPPHKIDENMWKNREYIEETIFLLESSNWPEVLKQQSAPDCAEFALTFGQLKDKLHNTLKALESFQIKNAEHVFNTVMTYLPQDFRGTLLRQQRERSERNKQAEVDTLVNSGGSIRDRYALLWKQQMDRRRQLAQLGSATGVYKTLVKYLVGVPQVLLDFTRQINDDDGPMEEQRHRYGPPLYSLTSMILYVRLFLSISWARYDTKKFFKHHDHFLTLAMIVCLGLLQLKREEIAILEQAIDVYTTELERFLTFIGEVFANAPFFISADVVGALEAGKNDDYKEINIPAGKTYEVLLSVDVVNSYIAWDFSLVQGKINMDIGFSLEFVSPTGEKTLMLPSRRYESDQGNFCTLMAGSYKLIWDNTYSTFFKKVIRYKIDCIPPVTEPVQSDSSKNAGEVEAG; encoded by the exons ATGGCTAATGATTTTCTCACTCAACATCCTCCTACCCAAG GAGAAGGCGTCTTAATTGATGAAGCTGACCAGCTACCTCCGCATAAAATTGATGAGAACATGTGGAAGAACCGAGAGTATATtgaagaaacaatttttttacttgaAAGTTCTAATTGGCCAGAAGTG CTGAAGCAGCAGTCCGCACCTGACTGTGCTGAGTTTGCCCTTACATTTGGGCAGCTGAAAGATAAACTTCATAATACATTGAAGGCTTTAGAATCTTTCCAAATTAAAAATGCTGAACATGTATTTAACACAG TTATGACATATTTGCCTCAAGATTTTCGAGGAACACTGCTAAGACAACAACGGGAACGCTCAGAGAGGAATAAGCAAGCAGAGGTTGATACTTTGGTAAATTCTGGTGGTAGCATACGTGACCGATATGCTTTACTGTGGAAACAACAAATGGACAG GAGAAGGCAATTAGCCCAACTTGGGTCTGCAACAGGAGTCTATAAAACACTTGTGAAGTATCTTGTTGGGGTACCTCAG GTATTACTTGATTTTACTCGCCAGATAAATGATGACGATGG GCCCATGGAGGAACAACGACATCGTTATGGACCACCCTTGTACAGCCTCACCTCTATGATTCTTTATGTTCGACTCTTCCTTTCAATATCGTGGGCACGATATGATACTAAGAAGTT CTTCAAACATCATGACCACTTTCTGACTTTAGCCATGATAGTCTGTCTTGGACTTTTGCAATT GAAGAGGGAAGAGATTGCTATCTTGGAACAAGCTATTGATGTCTACACCACAGAGTTGGAAAGGTTTTTGACATTTATCGG CGAGGTCTTTGCAAATGCGCCATTCTTCATTTCAGCAGATGTTGTTGGTGCATTGGAAGCAGG AAAAAATGATGACTACAAAGAGATCAATATTCCAGCTGGGAAAACTTATGAG GTTTTGCTCTCTGTTGATGTTGTAAACTCATACATTGCATGGGACTTTTCATTGGTACAAGGCAAAATAAATATG GATATTGGATTTAGTTTGGAGTTTGTAAGTCCTACTGGGGAAAAAACA CTGATGTTACCGTCCCGCCGATATGAGTCTGACCAA GGAAACTTCTGCACGTTAATGGCTGGAAGCTATAAACTAATTTGGGACAACACGTATTCaaccttttttaaaaag GTTATACGGTACAAGATAGATTGTATACCTCCTGTGACAGAGCCAGTGCAGTCCGACTCAAGCAAGAATGCAGGAGAAGTTGAGGCAGGATAG
- the LOC108347379 gene encoding uncharacterized protein LOC108347379 isoform X4 produces the protein MASTEGLVPITRAFLASYYDKHPFTPLSPDVTRLSSQIRSMANDFLTQHPPTQGEGVLIDEADQLPPHKIDENMWKNREYIEETIFLLESSNWPEVLKQQSAPDCAEFALTFGQLKDKLHNTLKALESFQIKNAEHVFNTVMTYLPQDFRGTLLRQQRERSERNKQAEVDTLVNSGGSIRDRYALLWKQQMDRRRQLAQLGSATGVYKTLVKYLVGVPQVLLDFTRQINDDDGPMEEQRHRYGPPLYSLTSMILYVRLFLSISWARYDTKKLKREEIAILEQAIDVYTTELERFLTFIGEVFANAPFFISADVVGALEAGKNDDYKEINIPAGKTYEVLLSVDVVNSYIAWDFSLVQGKINMDIGFSLEFVSPTGEKTLMLPSRRYESDQGNFCTLMAGSYKLIWDNTYSTFFKKVIRYKIDCIPPVTEPVQSDSSKNAGEVEAG, from the exons ATGGCTTCCACTGAGGGTCTGGTGCCCATAACTAGGGCTTTTCTCGCCTCCTATTACGACAAACACCCTTTTACTCCTCTTTCTCCTGATGTCACTCGACTTTCTTCTCAGATTCGTTCAATGGCTAATGATTTTCTCACTCAACATCCTCCTACCCAAG GAGAAGGCGTCTTAATTGATGAAGCTGACCAGCTACCTCCGCATAAAATTGATGAGAACATGTGGAAGAACCGAGAGTATATtgaagaaacaatttttttacttgaAAGTTCTAATTGGCCAGAAGTG CTGAAGCAGCAGTCCGCACCTGACTGTGCTGAGTTTGCCCTTACATTTGGGCAGCTGAAAGATAAACTTCATAATACATTGAAGGCTTTAGAATCTTTCCAAATTAAAAATGCTGAACATGTATTTAACACAG TTATGACATATTTGCCTCAAGATTTTCGAGGAACACTGCTAAGACAACAACGGGAACGCTCAGAGAGGAATAAGCAAGCAGAGGTTGATACTTTGGTAAATTCTGGTGGTAGCATACGTGACCGATATGCTTTACTGTGGAAACAACAAATGGACAG GAGAAGGCAATTAGCCCAACTTGGGTCTGCAACAGGAGTCTATAAAACACTTGTGAAGTATCTTGTTGGGGTACCTCAG GTATTACTTGATTTTACTCGCCAGATAAATGATGACGATGG GCCCATGGAGGAACAACGACATCGTTATGGACCACCCTTGTACAGCCTCACCTCTATGATTCTTTATGTTCGACTCTTCCTTTCAATATCGTGGGCACGATATGATACTAAGAAGTT GAAGAGGGAAGAGATTGCTATCTTGGAACAAGCTATTGATGTCTACACCACAGAGTTGGAAAGGTTTTTGACATTTATCGG CGAGGTCTTTGCAAATGCGCCATTCTTCATTTCAGCAGATGTTGTTGGTGCATTGGAAGCAGG AAAAAATGATGACTACAAAGAGATCAATATTCCAGCTGGGAAAACTTATGAG GTTTTGCTCTCTGTTGATGTTGTAAACTCATACATTGCATGGGACTTTTCATTGGTACAAGGCAAAATAAATATG GATATTGGATTTAGTTTGGAGTTTGTAAGTCCTACTGGGGAAAAAACA CTGATGTTACCGTCCCGCCGATATGAGTCTGACCAA GGAAACTTCTGCACGTTAATGGCTGGAAGCTATAAACTAATTTGGGACAACACGTATTCaaccttttttaaaaag GTTATACGGTACAAGATAGATTGTATACCTCCTGTGACAGAGCCAGTGCAGTCCGACTCAAGCAAGAATGCAGGAGAAGTTGAGGCAGGATAG
- the LOC108347648 gene encoding protein LURP-one-related 8 yields the protein MRKVHPGACVSETAWERSNSGVGGGGGDDAVVLTVWKKSLLPNCHGFTVFDTNRGNLVFRVDNYIGGNKDHILLMDAAGTPLLTIRRKRLSLGDTWLVFEGEDESLKPLFTARKSVSILNNSNNKCLAHLLSSFGTGNMKKEVAYEIEGCYARRCCTFYSKNRRKVAEIKMKEGEAGGIVFGADIFRLIVQPEMDTALAMAFLILLDHMFGSR from the exons ATGAGGAAGGTACACCCTGGTGCATGTGTGAGTGAGACAGCGTGGGAGAGGTCAAATAGTggtgttggtggtggtggtggtgatgatgCAGTGGTCCTCACCGTGTGGAAGAAGTCTCTCCTCCCAAATTGCCATGGATTCACCGTTTTCGACACTAACAGAGGGAATCTGGTGTTCAGGGTGGATAACTACATTGGAGGGAACAAGGATCACATACTTCTCATGGACGCTGCAGGCACACCTCTCCTCACTATCCGCCGCAAG AGGCTGAGCTTGGGAGACACCTGGCTGGTGTTTGAAGGAGAGGATGAGTCTCTAAAACCACTTTTTACAGCGAGGAAGAGTGTCAGCATCTTGAACAACAGCAACAATAAGTGTTTGGCACACCTCCTGAGCTCCTTTGGAACAGGAAATATGAAGAAGGAAGTTGCGTATGAGATAGAGGGGTGCTACGCCCGGCGTTGCTGCACGTTTTACAGCAAGAACAGGAGAAAAGTTGCAGAGATAAAGATGAAAGAAGGTGAGGCAGGAGGGATAGTTTTTGGCGCAGACATCTTCCGTCTCATTGTACAGCCTGAGATGGACACCGCTCTCGCCATGGCCTTTCTCATCCTCCTTGATCACATGTTTGGATCCCGTTGA
- the LOC108347379 gene encoding uncharacterized protein LOC108347379 isoform X3, producing MASTEGLVPITRAFLASYYDKHPFTPLSPDVTRLSSQIRSMANDFLTQHPPTQGEGVLIDEADQLPPHKIDENMWKNREYIEETIFLLESSNWPEVLKQQSAPDCAEFALTFGQLKDKLHNTLKALESFQIKNAEHVFNTVMTYLPQDFRGTLLRQQRERSERNKQAEVDTLVNSGGSIRDRYALLWKQQMDRRRQLAQLGSATGVYKTLVKYLVGVPQVLLDFTRQINDDDGPMEEQRHRYGPPLYSLTSMILYVRLFLSISWARYDTKKFFKHHDHFLTLAMIVCLGLLQLKREEIAILEQAIDVYTTELERFLTFIGEVFANAPFFISADVVGALEAGKNDDYKEINIPAGKTYEVLLSVDVVNSYIAWDFSLVQGKINMDIGFSLEFVSPTGEKTLMLPSRRYESDQGNFCTLMAGSYKLIWDNTYSTFFKKVIRYKIDCIPPVTEPVQSDSSKNAGEVEAG from the exons ATGGCTTCCACTGAGGGTCTGGTGCCCATAACTAGGGCTTTTCTCGCCTCCTATTACGACAAACACCCTTTTACTCCTCTTTCTCCTGATGTCACTCGACTTTCTTCTCAGATTCGTTCAATGGCTAATGATTTTCTCACTCAACATCCTCCTACCCAAG GAGAAGGCGTCTTAATTGATGAAGCTGACCAGCTACCTCCGCATAAAATTGATGAGAACATGTGGAAGAACCGAGAGTATATtgaagaaacaatttttttacttgaAAGTTCTAATTGGCCAGAAGTG CTGAAGCAGCAGTCCGCACCTGACTGTGCTGAGTTTGCCCTTACATTTGGGCAGCTGAAAGATAAACTTCATAATACATTGAAGGCTTTAGAATCTTTCCAAATTAAAAATGCTGAACATGTATTTAACACAG TTATGACATATTTGCCTCAAGATTTTCGAGGAACACTGCTAAGACAACAACGGGAACGCTCAGAGAGGAATAAGCAAGCAGAGGTTGATACTTTGGTAAATTCTGGTGGTAGCATACGTGACCGATATGCTTTACTGTGGAAACAACAAATGGACAG GAGAAGGCAATTAGCCCAACTTGGGTCTGCAACAGGAGTCTATAAAACACTTGTGAAGTATCTTGTTGGGGTACCTCAG GTATTACTTGATTTTACTCGCCAGATAAATGATGACGATGG GCCCATGGAGGAACAACGACATCGTTATGGACCACCCTTGTACAGCCTCACCTCTATGATTCTTTATGTTCGACTCTTCCTTTCAATATCGTGGGCACGATATGATACTAAGAAGTT CTTCAAACATCATGACCACTTTCTGACTTTAGCCATGATAGTCTGTCTTGGACTTTTGCAATT GAAGAGGGAAGAGATTGCTATCTTGGAACAAGCTATTGATGTCTACACCACAGAGTTGGAAAGGTTTTTGACATTTATCGG CGAGGTCTTTGCAAATGCGCCATTCTTCATTTCAGCAGATGTTGTTGGTGCATTGGAAGCAGG AAAAAATGATGACTACAAAGAGATCAATATTCCAGCTGGGAAAACTTATGAG GTTTTGCTCTCTGTTGATGTTGTAAACTCATACATTGCATGGGACTTTTCATTGGTACAAGGCAAAATAAATATG GATATTGGATTTAGTTTGGAGTTTGTAAGTCCTACTGGGGAAAAAACA CTGATGTTACCGTCCCGCCGATATGAGTCTGACCAA GGAAACTTCTGCACGTTAATGGCTGGAAGCTATAAACTAATTTGGGACAACACGTATTCaaccttttttaaaaag GTTATACGGTACAAGATAGATTGTATACCTCCTGTGACAGAGCCAGTGCAGTCCGACTCAAGCAAGAATGCAGGAGAAGTTGAGGCAGGATAG